CGGCGTCGGCGTGAAGCCCGCGATCGCCCTGGCCCAGCAGGCCGGACTGGCGGTGGACCGCGGCGTGCGGGTCGACGAGTACCTGCAGACCAGCGCGGCCGGCGTGTTCGCCGCCGGCGACATCGCACGCTGGCCCGATCGCGTCAGCGGCGAGCCCGTGCGCATCGAGCACTGGGTCGTTGCCGAGCGGCAGGGGCAGACGGCAGCGCGCAACATGCTCGGCCGGCACGAGCGCTTCGACCAGGTGCCGTTCTTCTGGACCGAGCAGTACGACCTGACGATCGCCTACGTCGGCCATGCCGAGCGCTGGGACGAGATCCGCATCGACGGAGACGTCGAGGCGCGCGATTGCCGGCTCACGTACGTGCGCGACGGCAGGACGCTCGCCGTCGCCACGATCGGTCGCGATCTCGAGAGCCTGCGCGCCGAGCGCGCGCTCGAGGTCTGAGCGGCGCTGCCGGGCACGCTCCGCGTGGCCCACCCTACGCGGGATGTCGCCGCTGTCCTACAGGCGCCGGCCGTGACCCCAACTACCTTAGAAGGGCATGGAACCGACGACCATCCGTCCGATGGCCATCGCCGATGCCAGGGCCGTTGCTGTGCTCGCGCAGCAGGCCGGCTATCGCACGACAGGCGACGAGATCGCTCGCCGTCACGCCGCGGTGATGAGCCTTCCACACAGCATGCTCTACGTCGCTCACGCAGCCGACGACATCATCGGCTGGGCTCACGTGCACGGCATCTTCGACCTCCTGAGCGACAGCTACGCTGCGGTGCTCGGGCTGGGGGTGCGTGCCGATCTGCGCGGGCGGGGAGTGGGCCGCGCCCTGATCGACGAGTGCCGGCGCTGGGCGCACGCGAACGGGTTTCCCGACCTGCGCCTGCCTTAGGTCACGCCGAGGTACGGTCGTTGCTTGCAACATCGTGCCTTCCCGACCGTTCGAGGAGCCGCCATGACCCCGCGCATTCATCCGGTGGACGAGAAGCTGCCCGCTGTGCGCCTGGCCGCGCTCGGCGTGCAGCATGTGCTGGTGATGTATGCCGGGGCGGTCGCGGTGCCGCTCATCGTCGGGCGTGCGCTCAAGCTCTCGCCCGAGCAGGTGGCGCTGCTGATCTCGGCCGACCTGTTCGCCTGCGGCATCGTCACGCTGATCCAGTCGCTGGGCGTCACGCGCTGGTTCGGCATCCGGCTGCCAGTGATGATGGGGGTGACCTTCGCGGCCGTCGGTCCGATGGTGGCCTTTGCCAACGCCATGCCCGGCGTCGACGGGGCGCGAGCGATCTTCGGCGCCATCATCGGCGCGGGCCTGGTGTCCATGCTGCTGGCGCCCCTCGTCGGCAAGCTGCTGCGCTTCTTCCCGCCGGTGGTCACGGGCACCATCATCGCGATCATCGGCATCAGTCTCATGCGCGTCGGCGTCGGCTGGGCGATGGGCGGCCCGCCCAACCTGGCGCAGAGCGTCGACGTGCCCAGGCTGATCGCGATGGTCGACAGCGCCAAGGCCGCAGCAGCGGCCCCGGTCGCGCCCGGCGCGTCGGCGCCGGTGCCCAGGCTTGCGGGCCCGATCCCGATGGTCGACAACGCCCAGTACGGTGCGCTGGACAACATGGCCATCGCCGGGGCGGTGCTCGCGTTCATCCTGCTGCTGGTGAAGTACGCGAAGGGCTTCGTCGCGAACATCTCGGTGCTGCTCGGCATCGTCGGCGGCTGCGCCGTCGCTGCCGCGTTGGGCAAGATGAGCTTCGACAAGGTCGCCAAGGCGCAGTGGTTCGACCTGGTGACGCCCTTCGCCTTCGGCATGCCCACCTTCGATGCGGTGATGATCCTCACCATGGTGCTCGTCATGGTGGTCGTCATGATCGAGTCGACCGGGATGTTCCTGGCGCTGTCCGAGATCACCGGCAAGCAGATCGATGCGCCGTCGCTGTCGGCCGGCTTGCGCACCGACGGCCTGGGCACCCTGATCGGCGGCATCTTCAACACCTTTCCGTACACCAGCTTCTCGCAGAACGTCGGCCTCGTGGGCGTGACCGGCGTGAAGAGCCGCTACGTCTGCGTGGCGGGCGGCGTGATCATGATGGTGCTCGGCCTGCTGCCCAAGATGGCCGCCTTCGTCGAGGCGATTCCACCCTTCGTGCTGGGCGGTGCGGGCCTGGTGATGTTCGGCATGGTGGCCGCGACCGGCATACGCATCCTGTCGACGGTCGACTTCAAGGGCAACCGCCACAACCTCTACATCGTCGCGCTGTCGATCGGCTTCGGCCTCATCCCGCTGGTGGCGCCGCGCTGGACCCAGCAGATGGCGCATGGCCTGCATCCGCTGCTGGAAAGCGGGATCCTGCTGACGGCCTTCGCGGCCGTCGTGCTGAACCTCTTCTTCAACGGGGCACGCGGCGACCGGGCCGCGGCAGTCGAAGCCGCCCGGACCTCGGAAGTGCACTGACCGCGGGGCAGGCCCAAGCACGCCTCGCCGGGATGAATCGCGGCGCGCCGTGCGTACTCCGACCATTCCACCGCAAGACGAAAGGCCTTCCATGAAAAGCTTCCGCCTCACCGTCACGGTGTGCGCCTGTGCGGCGCTGGGCGCGTGCGCGACGCGCTACGGCCCTCAATCGCTCGACAAGGGCGCGACGCGAGCGCAGGTCGAGCAAGCGCTCGGCACGCCGACGGGGCGCTATCCCGGACAGGCGGCCGAGCGCCTCGAGTACGCGAGGGGACCGGCCGGCCGGCACACCTACATGCTCGACTTCGGCGCGGACGGCAAGCTGCTCGGCTGGGAGCAGGTGCTGACCGAAGGCCGATTCGATCAGCTGCGCGCCGGCATGTCCCGCGATGAGCTGCTGGCCGCGGTGGGACATCCGTCCGAAGTCACGCGGCTGCCGTGGCAGCGCCAGGAACTGTGGTCGTACCGCTACGAGACGCCGTTCTGCCGCTGGTTCCAGTTGGCTCTCGATCCGGCCGGGAGCGTCGTCGACACCAGCTACGGCCCGGATCCCCTGTGCACCGGCAAGCCCTCTGCATCGCCGTGATCGATGCGGGCTGCCGAAGCGGCCTGCGAGGCGTCCCATTCGTGTGGAGTGGCGACGGCGCTCGGCGTAGGATCGGACGAGGGCCGAGCGCCCCGCCGGAACGCGCGATGAGCGACGAAGAGTTTGCGGAACTGCGCCAGGGCATGCTCGCGGAGATCGCGGCGCAGGCGATCTATGCCTGCGCCCGTCTGGGCAAGGCTGCCTTGAGCCCGCGCGTGCTCGAGGCCCTCGCCAAGGTGCCGCGCCACGAGTTCGTGCCTGTCGAGCTGCGGCCTTACGCCTACGCCGATTCGCCCCTGCCCATCGGGTTCGGCAAGTCGATCTCGCAGCCCTTCGTCGTCGCCGTCATGACCGACCTGCTCGACGTTCGTCCCACCGACCGCGTGCTGGAGATCGGCACCGGGCTGGGCTACCAGGCGGCCATCCTGGCCGAGCTGGCCCAGCGCGTGTACAGCGTGGAGCTGCTTGCCGAGCTGGCGGAGCAGGCGCGCCGGCGTCTGATGCGGCAGGGGCATGCCAACGTGCAGGTCATCGTCGGCAACGGCTGCCATGGATGCCCCGAGCACGCGCCGTTCGACAAGATCGTGGTGACCGCTGCGCCGGACCTGATCCCGCCGGCGCTGATCTACCAGCTGAAGCCCGGAGGCCGGATGGTGCTGCCGGCGGGCCTGCCCGACGACCAGCAGCTGATCCTGGTCGAAAAGAGTGCTGACGGCGTCGTGTCGACCCGCGACATCTTCGCCGTGCGCTTCTCGCTGCTCGAGGACACGGAGCCCGACTGAACGCGATGGACAGCGACAGCCGTCAAGCAGCGATCGAAACCCGGCTGGTGCGGGTGCACGGCCGCGTGCAGGGCGTCGGCTACCGGTACGCCTGCGTGCAGCAGGCACGCGTGCTCGGCCTGACGGGCTGGGTGCGAAACCGCATGGACGATTCCGTGGAGGCCATGCTGCAGGGAACGCCCGGGCAGCTGGCGCGCATGTGCGACTGGATGCGGGACGACATGCCCGCGGCGCTGGTCGAGAGAATGGACGTCAGCGACGTGCCCGCACCGTTTCCGCGCTTCGACCGGTTCGAGCAGCGGCCGACGCTGTAGGGGCGGCGCACGCTCAGTCGACGAAGGTCGCTCTCACCAGGCGCCACTCCTGCGGGCCGGTCAGGCTGCGCGAGCATCCCAGCGGCTCGGGCTCCGCACCGGGCTTGAGGTCGGATCGCGAGCGGTCACCGGTGCCCACGCCCATGTGGTAGCGGTCCAGCCAGACACGAAGCGTGCGGCTGGGATGCGCGTTGCGCACGAGGATCTGCACGCCGTCGCGGGAGACGCAGGTGGAGGTCGGTTCCTCGACGAAGCGCACGAAGGTCGAGGGGTCGTCGGCTGCGACGATGCAGGGCGAGGCCAGCGCGCCGATGAGGAGCAGGGTCACCCGGAACATCGCAAGATGATCGCATGTCGCCAGCCCGGGACCTGAACGAGGACGCGGCAAATCCTGACCCGGGTGAGGGTGGGCGCCGCTTCAGCGCACGCCTTCCCACCACGAGGTCGACCGGAACTCCAGGTCGGCGTTCACCCACTCGCCCAGGCGTGGCGTGACCAGCTCGACCCCGGTGCGGCGGGCTTCCGCCACCGCGCGGCGGATCGGCTCGTCCCAGTCGTGGTATGCGAGATTGAAGGTCGACCAGTGCACCGGAAACATGCGCTTGCCCCGCACGTCGCGGTGGACTTGCACGGCTTGCTCCGGCGGCATGTGAATGTCGACCCAGGAGGCACCGGGACCGTAGGCGCCGATCTTGATGAAGGCGATGTCGAACGGTCCGAGGCGCGCGCCGATCTCCTTGAAGTGCGCGGAGTAGCCGGTGTCGCCGCTGTAGAAGAACCGGTGCCGCGGACCGACCACCGACCAGCTGGACCACAGGGTGGCACTGCGGTCGGACAACCCCCGGCCGGAGTAGTGGCGTGTCGGGGTGCAGACGAACTGCACGCCGCCCAGGGTCCGCTGCTGCCACCACTCCAGCTCCTCGATCTGGGCGGGCGCGATTCCCCACCGTTCCAGGTGGGCACCGATGCCCAGTGGAACGAAGAACCGGGTTCCGCGCGCGCCGAGGTGGCGCACGGTGTCCATGTCCAGGTGGTCGTAGTGATCGTGCGAGATGAGCACGGCGTCGATCGGGGGCAGGTCGGCCAGCGCGATCGGCGGCCGGTGGAAGCGCCGCGGCCCGACGGGCAAGGGCGACACCTGCTCCGCGAACACCGGGTCGATCAGCAGGCGCAGACCGTCGAGCTCGACATAGACACTCGCGTGGCCGATCCAGAACGCGCGCAGTGCGTCCGGTGCCGGCGCCGCCAGCGTTGCCTTGTCGACCGCCAATACCGGCACCGGCCCGGGAGGCTCGCGCACCTCGTCGCCGGAGAACTGGCGGACCACGTAGTCGCCCAGCGATGCCAGGCTGGTCGGCGCCTCGGGCTGCAGGTTGATGAAGCGGCCATCCCGGTATTGCGGATTGGCCATCGCGCGCTCCAGCCGGGCACCGCTCATGCGGGCGCCGAACTGCGGCTGCGACAACACGGCCCAGGCCGCCGCGGTCAGTACCACGGCCACCGCTGCCAGCACGACGAGGCTGCGCACCAGCCAGCGTGCGACACGGGATCGCATCCGGTCGTGCCTCAGTTCGGCTCGCCGGCCCTGCGGCCGCTGGCCGCGCGGTGATCATGGCGCGACCCCACGCGAATCAGGCGCGGCTCGGCGCCGGCGGCATCGGCCGCAGACACCTGCCGCTGCACCTGCTCCGCCACCGTGCGCGCCCACTGCGTCCGCTCCAGCGCTTCCTGGGCGCGGACGATCTCTCGCATGAGAATGCAATCGGCCCCGCGAAGCGGCCCGCGGTCGCGCAGCACCTGCTGCCGGTACTTGTCTGCCGACGGATTGCGCGCTGCCGCCATGCTGTCGTAGAGCCACGGATGCTGCTCGTTCAGCTGCCCGACGTAGAGCCCCACGGTGCCGTGGGCAAGCTCGAGATGCAGCGTGCCGAAGCCGGCGTAGGCGCCCGCGACCAGCGCACACACGCCTGCCAGCACGCAGGCCATGCTCAACAGCTGCGTCACCCGATAGGCACCATCGCCGAAACCCACGGTCAGTGCCTGAAGCGCGAGGCAGAAGCCACCGACGGTCACCAGGACTGCGCCGAGCCGGAAGGCATGGCGCAAGCGATCCGATCTGGGGCGAACCGGGCTGCGCTCGAACTCGGCCTCGAGCGTGCAAAGCTCGGCATCCGACAGGCCCGCGATTTCCCGGGCGCTGCCGAGCTCGGTCTGCACGGCCACGCGTTCGGTCCACCGGGCAAAGGCCAGCTGCGGGGTGATGACGCTGCTGTGGGGCGAGTAGAACTGACGGGCCTGCATCAGGCGCTGCCTGCTCACGAGTGAACCGTCGAGGATCTGTTGAAGTAGCGACACAGCCGTTCCCTTTGATCGCCCGGCATCGGGTCCGGGCTTGGGCCTAGCTTGTCAGCACTGCGGCACGCCAACCACCCCCGATCCGTTGGGCCTTCAGATCGGGGGATGCCCGACCGCCAGGGAGCCCGAGCGCGCGAGCGCTGTGCCTGCCCGCGAAGTCAGTGATCACGCGCCGCCCCCGATGAAACGGGCACTGGCGGCAGACTGACGCGCCGGCGCAACTCTCGCCGCGTGCTTCACCGCGCCACCAGCCACTCCGGATTGAACCAGCGGTCGGCATCGCCGTCATACGGCAGCCGGGTGATGTCCCAATGCCGGATGAAGCGCGCGTAGGCGTCCCACACCGGCGGCCCGCCGCCGATGAACACCACGCGGCCCTCGTAGCGGGCAAGGACGTCCTGCGGACGCTCGCCCGAACGGATGGCGACCACGGTGCGATCGGCCTTGGCGAAAGCGGGAACGCTCGCCACCGTGCGCGGACCCGCGAGCAGCACATGGCCTTGCGTGATCGCGAAGAAGCGCTCGACGTCCGCCACGTACTCCCGCTCGCGGCATCCTTCCCACGGCAGGCGGCCGGCCAAGCCGAGTTGACCGCGCCGTCCGATGGCGCAGATCGACCGCACGTCGATCATGACCGGCTCACCGGCCGCACCCGGCGCTAGGACCGGCCGCGTTGGTCGCGCGTGTCTTCCGCGTCCTTGTCGATCTCGGAGCCGATGTCGGCGTCCGGACGGGGCGACATCGCGCCGGCGCCTTGGTCGAGGTTCGGCTTGCGCTGTTGCTTGCCGGCGGCGTCGGGCCGCTGCGACATTGCGCCGGCGCCCTGACTGAGGTTCGGCTTGCGCTGGGAGGCGGCTTGATCCTTGGAAGGACTCGAGCCCTTGCCACTGCCTTGCTTGTGCTGTGCCATGGATCTTCTCCTTCATGTGAATGAATCGAGCTCACGAATGGCGCCTGCACGCCTGCTCGATCCGCTCGACTCGGCGCGCGCCGGCCGGCTCATGCCCCCGGCGCGGTTTGCGGGAGCGATGCGTTATTGCGAGGGCGCCGACGCCGCTGACTTGGATTTCTTGAAGTCGTCCTCGGCCTTCTTGAGGCAATCGCGTTGCGCCGCTTCGCCCGACATGTTCTTGCAGGCCTGCTGGGCCTCGGCCAGCGATCCGCCCTTCTTGCTGCGCGCCCCGGCCGCCGCCGCGTCGTCCGGCGTCGTGGTCGGCGTCTCGCGCAAGGTGGGATGGGTGGGCGGCGTCGAGGGCGACGGGGCGGTCTGGGCGGAGGGCTGAGCCTGCGTGGCGGGTGTCGTTTGTGCAACGACCGCAGTCGCCGCTCCTGCCAACAGCAATGCACCGATCGTGCAAGCAGTGTGAGGTTTCATCATGGACCTCTCGTAGTACGGATGGGAGCAGAAAGCGGGCAATTGCCGTTCCCGCATGGATCAGGCCGATGCGGGTTGCCAAGCCGGACGGCGTCCCTGCCGCCACCACACCGCCAGCGCCACCAGCGCCGCCGGGATGAAGACCCAGTTCGGCGAAGGTCGCTGCGGGTTCGGCAGCTTGAGCTCGACGATGCGATAGCCCTGCTCGACGCCCAGCTTGCGCGCGCGGCTGCCGAACTTGACGGCGGCGATCTCGATGTCGCTGCCCAGCTGGCTCAGCGTGACGCCTGCGTCGCGCAGCCGCTCGCGGCCGTTGACGCCGCGGCCCATCGGAAGGGCCACGGTCTTGTTCTGTGCATCGCCGGCCAGCGTCTCGCCGGCGATGCCGACCACCAGCCAGTCGTCCTCCTCCAGCGTGTCGGCCACCTTGTAGAGATCGGCAGCGGGTGCGCTCACGTAGCGCGGCGCGATGCGGTCGATCACCCAGTCGGGCCGGAAGAACAGGAAGGTCGCGACGAGCAGCGCGGCGACCTCGAGCCAGCTGCAGCGCGCGCGGAACCAGCGCATCGTGGCGGCCGCGAAGAGCAGCGAGGCCACCGTGCCGGTGATGCAGACCACGACCACCTGGGCCCAGGAGTGCACGCCGATGAACAGGATCTGCGGATTGAAGATGAAGACGAAGGGCAGCACGGTGGTGCGCAGGCTGTACCAGGTGGCCTGCATGCCGGTCTGGTTGGGATCGGCGCCCGAGATCGCCGCCGCCGCATACGAGGCCAGTCCGACCGGCGGCGTCACGTCGGCGAGGATGCCGAAGTAGAAGACGAACAGGTGCACCGCGATCAGCGGGATCACCAGCCCGGAGCGCGCACCCAGCTCGACGATCACCGGCGCCATCAGCGTTGCCACCAGGATGTAGTTGGCGGTGGTCGGCACGCCGGCGCCGATGATGAGGCAGATGATCGCGGTGAGGACGAGCATCACCAGCACGTTGCCCGCGGACACCAGCTCGACGAAGTCCGTCATCATCAAGCCCATGCCGGTGAGCGTGATCACGCCGACGATGAGCCCGGCGCTGGCGCACGCGACCCCGATGCCGATCATGTTGCGCGCGCCCAGCACGAGCCCTCTCCACAAATCGGCCAGGCCCTGGCGCCACGCGCGTTGCAGCGGGGCCTTGCTGAAGAGGGCGAGCATCACCGGTTGCAGCGGCACCATCGCCATCACGGTCACGGTGGCCCAGAAGGCGGACAGTCCTGGCGACAGCTCTTCGACCATCAGGCACCACAGCAGCACGACGATGGGAATCATGAAGTGCAGGCCGGCGCGCACGGTGGGCCACGGCTCGGGCAGGTGCACGTCGGCGGCCAGCGGGTCGTCCACCGGCACCGGCGGATGGCGCGACGCGTAGGCCATCAGCATCACATAGGCCAGCGCCGTGAGCGCGGCCAGCACCCAGCCGGCCGCCGACCCGGTGAGCGCCTGCACGCCGGTGATCAGCGCGTAGATCGCGCCCAGCGCGACCAGCGTTCCCGATACGCCGAG
The Piscinibacter sp. XHJ-5 DNA segment above includes these coding regions:
- a CDS encoding GNAT family N-acetyltransferase; the encoded protein is MEPTTIRPMAIADARAVAVLAQQAGYRTTGDEIARRHAAVMSLPHSMLYVAHAADDIIGWAHVHGIFDLLSDSYAAVLGLGVRADLRGRGVGRALIDECRRWAHANGFPDLRLP
- a CDS encoding nucleobase:cation symporter-2 family protein, with amino-acid sequence MTPRIHPVDEKLPAVRLAALGVQHVLVMYAGAVAVPLIVGRALKLSPEQVALLISADLFACGIVTLIQSLGVTRWFGIRLPVMMGVTFAAVGPMVAFANAMPGVDGARAIFGAIIGAGLVSMLLAPLVGKLLRFFPPVVTGTIIAIIGISLMRVGVGWAMGGPPNLAQSVDVPRLIAMVDSAKAAAAAPVAPGASAPVPRLAGPIPMVDNAQYGALDNMAIAGAVLAFILLLVKYAKGFVANISVLLGIVGGCAVAAALGKMSFDKVAKAQWFDLVTPFAFGMPTFDAVMILTMVLVMVVVMIESTGMFLALSEITGKQIDAPSLSAGLRTDGLGTLIGGIFNTFPYTSFSQNVGLVGVTGVKSRYVCVAGGVIMMVLGLLPKMAAFVEAIPPFVLGGAGLVMFGMVAATGIRILSTVDFKGNRHNLYIVALSIGFGLIPLVAPRWTQQMAHGLHPLLESGILLTAFAAVVLNLFFNGARGDRAAAVEAARTSEVH
- a CDS encoding protein-L-isoaspartate(D-aspartate) O-methyltransferase — protein: MSDEEFAELRQGMLAEIAAQAIYACARLGKAALSPRVLEALAKVPRHEFVPVELRPYAYADSPLPIGFGKSISQPFVVAVMTDLLDVRPTDRVLEIGTGLGYQAAILAELAQRVYSVELLAELAEQARRRLMRQGHANVQVIVGNGCHGCPEHAPFDKIVVTAAPDLIPPALIYQLKPGGRMVLPAGLPDDQQLILVEKSADGVVSTRDIFAVRFSLLEDTEPD
- a CDS encoding acylphosphatase, with product MDSDSRQAAIETRLVRVHGRVQGVGYRYACVQQARVLGLTGWVRNRMDDSVEAMLQGTPGQLARMCDWMRDDMPAALVERMDVSDVPAPFPRFDRFEQRPTL
- a CDS encoding MBL fold metallo-hydrolase; this translates as MRSRVARWLVRSLVVLAAVAVVLTAAAWAVLSQPQFGARMSGARLERAMANPQYRDGRFINLQPEAPTSLASLGDYVVRQFSGDEVREPPGPVPVLAVDKATLAAPAPDALRAFWIGHASVYVELDGLRLLIDPVFAEQVSPLPVGPRRFHRPPIALADLPPIDAVLISHDHYDHLDMDTVRHLGARGTRFFVPLGIGAHLERWGIAPAQIEELEWWQQRTLGGVQFVCTPTRHYSGRGLSDRSATLWSSWSVVGPRHRFFYSGDTGYSAHFKEIGARLGPFDIAFIKIGAYGPGASWVDIHMPPEQAVQVHRDVRGKRMFPVHWSTFNLAYHDWDEPIRRAVAEARRTGVELVTPRLGEWVNADLEFRSTSWWEGVR
- a CDS encoding TRAP transporter permease, which produces MATATPDLDQLVKEADLGGREPAGAVGAALALIAGAWSLFQFWYASPLPFTFGFGILNDTEARAIHLAFAVFLAFCAFPAFQRSSRRVIPWTDWLLALVGAFCAAYLFLFYKELAQRPGSPTRMDIVVGIAGVLIMLEATRRAMGFGMLVTTGLFMLYVFAGPYMPEVIQHRGASLSRFISHMWLTTEGVYGVALGVSVQFIFLFVLFGTLLDIAGAGNYMLQVSLALLGHLRGGPAKVAVVSSALNGVVSGSSVSNVVSGGIFTIPLMKRTGYSGVKAGAIEAASSINGQIMPPVMGAAAFLMVEYVGIPYAEIIKHAALPAVISYVALFYIVHLEALKHDLKPLVRSRIPAWRERLLGWGLGVSGTLVALGAIYALITGVQALTGSAAGWVLAALTALAYVMLMAYASRHPPVPVDDPLAADVHLPEPWPTVRAGLHFMIPIVVLLWCLMVEELSPGLSAFWATVTVMAMVPLQPVMLALFSKAPLQRAWRQGLADLWRGLVLGARNMIGIGVACASAGLIVGVITLTGMGLMMTDFVELVSAGNVLVMLVLTAIICLIIGAGVPTTANYILVATLMAPVIVELGARSGLVIPLIAVHLFVFYFGILADVTPPVGLASYAAAAISGADPNQTGMQATWYSLRTTVLPFVFIFNPQILFIGVHSWAQVVVVCITGTVASLLFAAATMRWFRARCSWLEVAALLVATFLFFRPDWVIDRIAPRYVSAPAADLYKVADTLEEDDWLVVGIAGETLAGDAQNKTVALPMGRGVNGRERLRDAGVTLSQLGSDIEIAAVKFGSRARKLGVEQGYRIVELKLPNPQRPSPNWVFIPAALVALAVWWRQGRRPAWQPASA